The region TTCTAAAGCATTAGATGTTTTAGTCCCCACTTTAGTTGATTCTGTAAGTGAATCGATGTCTTGTGTATACTTTTGAAGAAGGTCACAGAATTTTTTGCTGTGCTTCCTTGGTAGAGTATAATATATTGAAACCACCTCAAGACACTTCACATTATCTTCATCaccagaaacagaaaacatactCGTAGTCTTAAATTTATGTAAAGTTTTCCCAGTTTCTTGTTCTGACATATCTGAAGAAAAAGGTAAAGGGTGTTCATTTGGATGGGAAAATATGCCTGTCTTGGAGGCAGAAATTTTACCATTCTTTTCAGTACATTCTTGTACGTATTCCTCCTGGTGGTGTTTCTTGCTTAAAGAACATTCACAAACAGATGAGTCACTTCCCAGAGGGTTAATGAGTCTCTCCCAAGGCCTCAGTGTTATAGTAGAAGCATCTGTATCGGAAATCaggcatttttctctttcatctcttccAGTTGAGGCATAAAGCACTTCTGAAGGACATGACACAGCCCTCTTGATGAGGACTGGAAGTGGCCCctttctaacagaagcagatccaATTTTTGTCTTATTTGTCATCCCTTCTGTGGCTTCAAGTGCTACTGAGACTGAGTCCGAAACGACTTTGGAACATTCACTCTCTGATTCACAAGAACTGGGACTGGATTTTTTTGATGTGTACTTTCCTATTGGATCTTCCACATCATTTTTGATCGGTAATGCAACTGGCTCATTCCTAAACAAAGAAGGCATCATCGTACTTTCAGGCTTCCTGTTACCGATGAGAAAAACGGCTGATTTTCTCGGTAAAGTACAATAAATCTCATGACGCTCAGGAGACCTGGAATTGCCTTGAGTTCCCTCAGTGAGAGTGCTGCTTTCACTTGTAGgcactgatctactttctgttttgCTTAATGTTTCGACGTAGGATATGCGttgtcttatttttccttttccctttccatcCCTGAAAAGAGGTTGTGACGGGCATTTGACAACACTAACCTCTTCATTATGTACAGGTGCACCATTATCATTACTCGTTTGGTTTTCTAAGTGGCTTAGGGAAAACTGACTATTTTGGTTCTTGTAATCattgtcttctctttctcccagAGATGGATCTTTGTTTGAAGGACATTTCCAGAACACTGTGGTAGAAGGAATTACCAGAGCATCAAGGGAAGAATCATTTGATGGTGAGGAATCTGGTAGTGCCGCTAAAGACAGATCTAAAGAATTATGGAGCATGTTTTGATCAGCATCTGACTTGCTGCAGTTGCTAGAATAAGTCATGATACATTGTTCTCCCTTGGTATCTAAAGGAGCAGGCTTTTCTGGAGACTGTGGGTATTGATTACCAGCATGTTCAGAACTCCCATGGTTATTTTTAACAATGCTTGAAATATCTTCATTACTTACTGTTAACTCCTGGTGACAAACTTGATTTGGGCTGAGAAAAAGTGATGTTGTTCTGCTTTCCTGAATGAAAGGAAGGGAAGTTGCTGAGTCAAGTTTTCTGTTCCCAGTATAACTCTTATCTTTTTTCAGTTCATTGGCTTTATGAATTTTGGAGGTATCTCTCCTGGAAATGACTCCAGGCAACCTTTTTGAACTTACTGTGGTAGatgcattaaaaacaaatctgTTGCTCTTGTCTGAGTCCTGGGAAAGGGGATTTTGAATATCAGGTAAAGGGTTAGAAATTACTGTCTGTGAAACAAGTTGGGGTATTTCACCTGTCATGTTTGTCTGGtctatcttgtttatttttttgtctttttcaaaaaCAGATGCCTTCAAGTCTTTCTCATTATTTACTTCTGTGACCAAGATGGCTTGGCTTTCAGTCGGAGGCGGAGAATCAACTGAAACATTGTTGGTCACAGTGACTTCTGTATAGTTTCTGATTGGAAGAGAGGCCAGCTTAACTTTCTGCAAAGTGACTGTGGGAATCTGAAAGTTAGGACTCTGAGGATTCCCTCTGTCATCAGGAATGTGCGGGAAGGTACTTTTGAATGGGGATGCTAGAGTTTGAGCAATTCCAAATGAGTAAGGTTCTCTGTTTACATGTACTTCCATAGGAGAACATTCTAACCCACCAGATTTCATGTGATAGCTTGCACCAGTCATGGAACAAACATTGGCTGGGCTGAAATGAGTAGACTGGTTCCCATTACCTTGTGACACCTCCATGCTCTCCAGTGTGGATGTCTGAGAATCAAGCTGCCAGGGGTGTGGTATCTGTTGGTTTCtggaaatatttgttttgtaaCCAGGAGAAAATGACCCCCAGTGATGAGAAGGAACACTATGGCCATGACCAGCTAGTGCACTGTTAACTTCAGTGGAGATCATTTCAAAGTCTCTGTCAGAAGAAGTAAATGGTTTCCTGCTTTGATGAAAGTCAGAAGAATGTTCTTCCTGTTGGCCCCAAAAAGGATTTTGTCCAAATCTCTGTCCCCTGCTCCGTCCAAAGGTATTGGTAAAGAAAGACCTAGTAAATGGGTTATCTTCATGGTAGAATGGCATATTTTCTGAGTTCTCAAATGGGTCAGGATTCATTGCATTATCTATGGGAACATTTAAACCAACACTTTGGTAAACACTCTGTGAATGGTAAAATTCATATCTCCTATTCTCCTGGAAACACCTGGGATACACATATTGGTCAGCAGGGTCAATTTCCATTGGTGATGGTGCCTCCAGGAACTCTTCCTGGTTCTGCCTATCTCTAGAAGAATCTGATCTATTCCATATGATAGATGATAAAGGAGTTCTCTTTGGGCTCTGTTGGTGGCTTGGTGATATAAACCCAGTCTTATTCCGAGTTGTGGCTGGAAAATATAAGCTTCTTGCTTTGAAATACCCTGTAGCTGATGAGGCTGATTGTTGCCTGCTGTCAAAACACAGAGAAGTACTACCAAAAGTGTTCTTTTGCACATAATCTTCTTTTAAAACTCTGGGTTCCCTTGTCCTATACATATCATAGATTGTCCTTGTTCTAGGAGAAAAGGTTTTAAAACCTTCTCTAGGGGTTCCTGGTCTTAAGACATCATAGATAGACATATTAGAAGTTTCATGATAGCGATTTTTGTGCCTTCCTGTGATATGATTGTATTTGCTCCCACTGGAGTAAAAACGACTGAACTGTGTCCTTGATCCAATGTTGAGAGGTGTTCTGGTATTCACTGAGCTTGGAGATTGTTCCTGAGCCAGTTTGCTATCCAAATCATCTAAAACTAAAAGGAGAATATATGTCACTTTTTTGTAAAAGATTTTATAGTCTAATAATATTTTGAATTGTTGAAGGCCCTTCTTGAAGAAGCATAATCACTTATAATTTTTAGATCATATCATCATAAACGTTACGACATTAACTGATTATGTCTTTAAGATAGTTTGACTCTTACAAGGCTGCAATGGAAgtttctttttcatactttttcaaaGTTAACCTTCCATAATGACTTCAAAACATAAAGCTACATTTTTTTTCACCAAAAACGATTGTAATCATGATTTCTTTTAATGCAACTTTTGTGTCACTAGGTAGCTATAATGTTTCCAACTGTGTTTACCTCAGGGGattgtaaaagaaatgaaagtctataaataatatgAGTTGTACTTAGCTGTACATTACTGCCAAAAGTTTGGCACCCAATTTATAAACATACTTAATTGGATGAATTTAAGCAATATGTAAAAATTTAAGTTGTATGAAATACTATCAAATGATATCCTAATGGTAGATTGCTTCCCCTGAAAAAAATATGACCCAGTAGATATTTATATGTGTCGGTCGGTACAGTTCTAAGCACTAAAGAGATTAACTCATTAAATCCTCACATAATCTTGAAAGTTTAGTAGttactattctcattttataaatgaggaaactgaggaatgAAGAAATTAAGTAAGTTCCCCAGCCTATACAGCTAGTAAGCGAATCCAGGCAGCCTGTCTCCTGAGTCCATACATGCAATCACTGTGCCACAAaagttcacttttcattttttcttttaatgaactaAAGATGATTTCACTATGAGCTCATTATGTTACACGGATGTGAAGTTGCTGTTGTCAGACAATGTTTACTTTTCTCTCAGTAGCAAGGTCAGAGAGCGGTATGTAAGTCAGGCCCCAGTGACCTCCCTGTAATTCCAAGGACCTAGGCCAACCCAAGACCCAGGGCTCGTATTTACTAGGACCACTGTCTCTGTGACCTCAGATAAGTCACAGGGTATTTTCACCAGGTTGGTACTTCCTTGAATTGTTCATTGAATCATATTTGACATCTTTTCCTCAATAAAAACCTGGTAGAATTTAAACAGAATCAAAATTTCTTGAAGTTTTAAGACCCCCTAAGACCTATCTTATGTATTTCATCATATTCATGTTACAATAAATGAGTAGATGTGtataaatgttcattaaaaaataaaatctgctgtgAGAAATAAGCTATGGAAGTTATTTAAACTGTTGAAGAAGTTATTTGTTTACAGAATCTTTCCTTCTAACTTACATAAAATGTTTCACTCTTCGTTGTcattaaaaattgtaattttaacttttcaatgACAGAGAAAATGAGGTGTATCAGTATCTGAGTGAATGTAAGTGAGATGTACTTATAATATGCCAATTATTTTAGGACAGGTATTGAAGAAGTTTTTGGTATCCACTTGGATTTTCTCTACCCTATTTCATATGTTAATCGGTACTGTTAAGTTTGCATAGGCAGCAAAAGAACTAGTCCTGAGCATTAAATATCTGTAACTAAGGAGTTCTTTAGGGAATCATCCTGTTAatgctttaatgaaaaaaaattagttttcccCTTTCCCTAAATAACTTACTCACTACACCCACAGATAAAATAAGTAATGTCAAAATATAAGGcagggcaaaaggaaaaaaaaaaaccttcataaATCTGTCTTTTAAACAAATTATAATGAAATCtctgatttctgtttcctctttcaacttgtttgtagtattttttcctcattaaagTCTTTTGCTGACTACAAAAATATGTTGTTATAATAGAAAATACAGGAAAGTGTAACAAAAGAGGTAAAATCACCTAGAGTCCTTCTTTCTAGAGATAACCACTCTTAACACTTGAATCCCAATACTGCTATTTGACTCACAACTCTGAAGTGAAAAAGTCTGCtattcttcttctcctttttattttcagagcagtcatttttttccttcacttcatgaaaaatagccGTCCTCTACTAGCAAAACCTTTGTTTTGGAACAGAAATTTTCCTCTGGGTCTCTTTTCACTGAAGCAAGTTCTCTGTCAGGAACCATTTTACTGAAAGGAGTGCCTAGACTGAACACCCAGCTGCAGGTCTCTCAGTGACCACACCACTTGTCCTAACTATAGGGCTGAGGTGATGTCATTGCGTTTGCAAACTGAATTTAGGTCCTCAAGGTGAAGCTGGTGAATGATTTCAGATTTCACGTTTCATACGGCCAGGTTTAgtttaatacaaaataaactaTGTCAAGGTGAGTGATGCTTACATAATAAGATCCATATAGTACTTTTGAAATCTGTTTTAGTCTTTATTGTTATCTATTGTACAAGGTTAATAGTTTAACAGCAATTAGATTTCATCACTGTGCATTTAGGCCCTAATCAGGAACAATAAAAATCTATTAAGGATAGTaaactttataaatatatgtctAAAGATATATCCTTTTATCCTTTTACTTGAGTTTATATATTAACCATTATTACCATTCCACAGATTTATCAGGCCTTGATCCAAGAATATTTACTtacattatatttaaatataagattttttaaagatttctgttAATAGCATGTACCCACATCCTCTTCAGGTGAGGATAACAAGAGGacttcaaaaataaagtacaaggGCTTGAGCATTTTATTATAAACTGTAATCATTACTTGCTTTCCTCTAGTACCGGGAATTCCAAAGGAAATGCAATGCAGAGACTTACCTTGGAAGAACTCATCCTCCAGCAGTGAACCATCCCACGGAGGGACAGGACTTCCCTCCCTCATGCTTGCTGGCTTGGGGACAGTTGTACTGTCAGTGGCTTGGCTTTCCAGAGGTGAACTGTATATTTTTGActgctaattttaaaatagaaaatgtaatatTATTTTTGGACCTTCTTTAGCCAACATGTTCCCACAAAAACGTCCCAAGCTTAAAAGTCCTAATCTAAGGACAGCAAGTCAATTTTCCTACCATTTATTTATCTAGTTGTAATGTTTTGTTGTGTTTGCAGTTTGCAAGCGATCACAAACTTCCCCATGCTTACATTAATTCCATTTTGTATAAGTTTTCAGGCAAGATATCTAGGCTGTCTCTGCAAAACATGCCTACAAATTTACACAGTACTACAGAAATCTTAAGAGCTTCttgggaaatggaaagaaattgacTTCTCTTGAGTGGGGAATGTTGTTAGTCTGGCCCAGTGGCTGTAATTTTAGGTTTCTTAACATTGTATCTATTTTCTATCAAGAGGCAGTTAGCTGAAACTTGTAGTGGATCATAAGATTTGTGAACTTGatgaatttagaaattaaaaaaatttttttttttaatttttaaattaagaaaaaaatttttaattaaaaaatttttttttaattctaaaatttaaaaaattttccatccACAGAAATCATGTAGAACGGTAGAACCTCCCAGACACACATAAGGAACTGATTAATAGTTctgaaaaaaaatgctgaaaagcATGaccttgtatatatattttaaatctttgctAGTTTTATAGGATTTAGGAGAATGATGTAGAGATGGAGAGCTGTTTACCTTCTTTACTAGCAAATTTTGTCTTGATTTCATTAAATCTATCACTGctcttttaagttttaatttgtcTTTATAACCCTGGGGAATTATCCACTCCCACCCCTTCACTTCCTTTTGCCAAAATTCTATTTGCGTTTCCTCTGTCAAACTGGCTCTGCTACTCCTTTCACTTTAACTCATCCTGCATGGTATCCTCCACAAggccatttccctttccaatcgctttattttcagttcattttcttttctttctttttttgtttttttgccactttatttatttaattgaaggataattgctttacagaaatttttggtgttctgtcatatatcaataagaatcagccataggtacatcTATGTCCTCTCGCTCCCGAacctcccttccctcccacccttctaggcCGTCACACAGCCCCTgattgagttccctgagtcatatagcaaattcccattggctatctattttacgtatggtattgtaagtttccatgttattttctccatacatctcaccctctccctcctcccgtccccctgtgtccacaggtctgttctttatgtctgttttgccattgctgccctgcacatacattcatcagtaccatctttctagattccatatatatgcatcagtaccTGATACTtatatttctccttctgacttacttcactctgtataataggctctattcattcacttcattagaactgactccaatgtgttcctttttatggctgagtagtattccattgtagatatgaaccacagcttctttatccattcatctgtcgatggacatctaggttgcttccatgttttagctattgtagatagtgctgcagtgaacactggggttcatgtgtcattttcaattttggtttccccaGGGTATATgtctagtagtgggattgctgggtcataaggaatctccatactgtcttccatagtgactgtatcaatttacactcctaccagcaatgcaagagggttcccttttctcctcagtttctccagcattgattgtttgtagactttttgatgatggccattctgactggtgtgaggtggtatctcattgtaattttgatttgcaattctctaataatgagtgatattgagcatcttttcatgtgttagccatctgtatgtctttggagaaatgtctgtttagatctttttcccacttttgattgggttgtttatttttctggtattgagttgtatgagctgcttgtatattttggaaattaattctttgtcagttgtttcctttgctatcattttcttccattttgagggttgtcttttcaccttgtttgtagtttcctttgctgtgaaaaagcttttaagtttaattaggtcccacttgtttatttttgtttttatttccataactctagcaggtgggtcatagaagatctagctttgatttacatcattgagtgttctgcctatgtttccctctagcatttttatagtttctggtcttatatttaggtctttaatccattttgagtttatatttgtgtgtggtgttaagaagtgttctaatttcaatCTTTTGCAtctagctgtctagttttcccagcaccatttattgaagaggctgtctttccccattgtatattcttgcctcctttgttaaaaataaggtacccataggtgcctgggtttatctctgggctctctatcttgttccattggtctatatttctctttttgtgccagtatcatactgtcttaacagtagctttgtaatatagtctgagatcaggaaagttgattcctccagctccattcttctttctcaagactgctttggctatttgcagtcttttgtgtttccatatgaattgtgaaatttttgttgtagttctgtgaaaaatgtcattggtaatttgatagggattgcattgaatctgtagactgcatttggtagtatattcattttcacagtattgattcttcctgccAGGAACATGGTCTATCTcgccatctgtttatgtcatctttgatttcagtTCACTTTCTACCCAGTCCCTGCCTCTTGAATCCCTCTTTTCcccaatttttctcttcttatttgaTATTCACTATCACATTTCGTCTCATCTTGAATGCTTAAGACCAAATCTCTAATCTTTCCAAAGCTCCAgctttttaatttctccatcacAGGTCTGTCCAAATCTAAAGCCTAAATTCTCTTAATCCTTGCATTCCCCATAATCTAGTATAATATTTTGATACTTGTCtgctttctttctcaagatctaGGTCAGTTACTCCTTATCGAAGAAGTCCTGCCTGAATTTCATTGACTTGCCCATTAAATTATGGGCAAGCcataatttaatatatacaaaGGAGATTTATTAATAAGAAAGAAACAATCCAATGATATTTTATTGGCTATTGGATGTAATTTAACACATTTATATTAAATTCAGAAGTAAACAAATATTAGAAGCACATTATaactataactatatatatatgtataaaacatatatatatatatataactatatatagcACATATAACTATAACAACTATAACTATAGGGAAATACCAATTGGAGATAATAAAACCAGAAACTAATCAACTGAGAAATCAGATCAATTACAGTTACACTTTTCTTTCTACAGTGCACCAAGGTGTTCTCTCTTGTGCCCTACctactgtcttttttctttttaaagatgtatttatttggctgccttgggtcttagttgcagcacatggttTCCTCATTGCATCACACGGGAGCCTTCATTGAgctgcatggactctctagttgggTTTGTGGGCTCCAGAGTTCTCAGGTTCAAGAGTTGCAATGCCTGGGCTTGATTGTATCCCAgtatgcaggattttagttctgcaaccagggattgaacctgagttcctgtcattgcaaggcagattcttaaccactggaccaccagggaagtcccatccaaATCTTTATTTGTGCTAACAACATCAAGCAAAGAAATTTTAAGTCCTGCAGTTTTGGTAATTGTTACAGAGTAGATATATTTTATGAAGAGACAGTAAGCAATACTGTCTCCCAGTCATTTTAACATTCAAATGAACTTCAGATTTCCTTTAAGTAGACCAGAGCACATTCCTTCTGGCCTCCTGGATAACATTCTTTAATAATGAatttataatgaaatgaaaagtacatgaactgaacAGTCAGGTGAAGAGACAAACTTCTTTAGCTGGTAAGTATTTCTACCACCTATAGACCGTGAATATAACCTCTTTCGGTTAGATTTCTGCCCAGATCTACTTCAAGGTCAACCCTATTCACCCAAGATACTAAAGATGTTTcccacacagttcagttcagttcagtcactcagtcgtctttgactctttgtgatcccatggactgcagcacaccaggctttcctgtccatcaccaactcctggagcttgctcaaactcgtctgtcgagtcagtgatgccatccaaccatctcatcctctgctgtccttttctcttcctgccttcaatctttcccagcatcagggtctttgccaatgagtcagttcttcacatcagatggccaaagtattggagtttcagcttcagcatcagtccttccaataagtattcaggattgatttcccttacggttgactggtttgatctccttgcagtccaagggactctcaagagtcttctccagcaccacaatttgaaagcatcagttctttggcactcagccttctttatggtccaactcccacatctgtatatgactactggaaaaaccatagctttgactagatggaccttcatcagcaaagtaatgtctctgttttttaatatgctacctaggttggtcatagcttttcttccaaggagcaagcatcttttaatttcatggctgcagtcaccatctgcagtgattctggagcccaagaaaatagtctgtcactgcttctattgtttccccatctatttgtcatgaagtgatggtaccagatgccatgaccttcgttttttgaatactgagttttaagccagctttttcactgttctctttcactttcatcaagaggctcttcagttcctcttcgctttctgccattagggtggtgtcatctgcgtatctgaggttattgatatttctcccagaaatcttgattccagcttgtgatttatccagccaggcattttgcatgatgtactttgcatataagttaaataaggagggtgacaatatatagccttgacgtactcctttcccaatttggaactagtggGTTGTTCCATATCCGGCttttactgttgtttcttgaccttcatacagatttctcaggaggcaggtcaggtggtcttgtattcccatctatttcagaattttccacagtttgttgttatccacacaaaggttttagcatagtcaatgaagcaaaagtagatgtttttctggaattctcttatgctttctatgatccaacagatgctggcaatttgatctctgattcctctgccttttctaaatccagcttgaacatctggaagttcttggttcacgtacttgAACATGaagttgaagcctagcttggagaattttcagcattactttgctagcgtgtgaaatgagtgaaattgtgcagtagtttgaacattgcctttctttgggattggaatgtaaactgaccttttccagtcctgtggccactgttgagttttccaaatttactggcatattgagtgcagcactttaatagcatcatcttttaggatttgaaatagttcagctggaattccatcgccaccactaactttgt is a window of Cervus canadensis isolate Bull #8, Minnesota chromosome 11, ASM1932006v1, whole genome shotgun sequence DNA encoding:
- the EXPH5 gene encoding exophilin-5 isoform X1 codes for the protein MTKVPQGFDCSFLNDEEARKILQVLERNEALQRAEKERISKLQKTKRDIRWLQGVTGEWFEEIQRKKFCNETDVSQMLKLPLTHRLRKGMAENDPVELQTSRSKNILNQRNPTSIPSRLNFRSSFASLFSFRKSRKETSKLQSLGQKGCDGHTPSVSVRGTTLQSKIYSSPLESQATDSTTVPKPASMREGSPVPPWDGSLLEDEFFQVLDDLDSKLAQEQSPSSVNTRTPLNIGSRTQFSRFYSSGSKYNHITGRHKNRYHETSNMSIYDVLRPGTPREGFKTFSPRTRTIYDMYRTREPRVLKEDYVQKNTFGSTSLCFDSRQQSASSATGYFKARSLYFPATTRNKTGFISPSHQQSPKRTPLSSIIWNRSDSSRDRQNQEEFLEAPSPMEIDPADQYVYPRCFQENRRYEFYHSQSVYQSVGLNVPIDNAMNPDPFENSENMPFYHEDNPFTRSFFTNTFGRSRGQRFGQNPFWGQQEEHSSDFHQSRKPFTSSDRDFEMISTEVNSALAGHGHSVPSHHWGSFSPGYKTNISRNQQIPHPWQLDSQTSTLESMEVSQGNGNQSTHFSPANVCSMTGASYHMKSGGLECSPMEVHVNREPYSFGIAQTLASPFKSTFPHIPDDRGNPQSPNFQIPTVTLQKVKLASLPIRNYTEVTVTNNVSVDSPPPTESQAILVTEVNNEKDLKASVFEKDKKINKIDQTNMTGEIPQLVSQTVISNPLPDIQNPLSQDSDKSNRFVFNASTTVSSKRLPGVISRRDTSKIHKANELKKDKSYTGNRKLDSATSLPFIQESRTTSLFLSPNQVCHQELTVSNEDISSIVKNNHGSSEHAGNQYPQSPEKPAPLDTKGEQCIMTYSSNCSKSDADQNMLHNSLDLSLAALPDSSPSNDSSLDALVIPSTTVFWKCPSNKDPSLGEREDNDYKNQNSQFSLSHLENQTSNDNGAPVHNEEVSVVKCPSQPLFRDGKGKGKIRQRISYVETLSKTESRSVPTSESSTLTEGTQGNSRSPERHEIYCTLPRKSAVFLIGNRKPESTMMPSLFRNEPVALPIKNDVEDPIGKYTSKKSSPSSCESESECSKVVSDSVSVALEATEGMTNKTKIGSASVRKGPLPVLIKRAVSCPSEVLYASTGRDEREKCLISDTDASTITLRPWERLINPLGSDSSVCECSLSKKHHQEEYVQECTEKNGKISASKTGIFSHPNEHPLPFSSDMSEQETGKTLHKFKTTSMFSVSGDEDNVKCLEVVSIYYTLPRKHSKKFCDLLQKYTQDIDSLTESTKVGTKTSNALEKDQLNYPAQGQSGTPLSKDTSAQETSHPSHITENMTVLQLPSVESSESTLQEMASIEADVSVHKREPKTGEISPYNLAKTPPPDSQSRKENEKKLQSETVFTSPMLQEKKVTREKSENCLHSIKSDDSGFSNFPAHSEENVENSIIRSSGEHTGSDTAITATGSLQKDIAGIVTEESSNGFQPREVRGEIRDFPQNSEKLLSDSESQVFALTPALSKLQLDETCSSEQDLDSSQSEPRELLERRQEVNTTQSKAKDEMQKLAWNQRSLPKGSNNSKKSLADLEKGKSRSPVKHGLAVMSKASRKFPAKDLYPRRHVATIFPQSGNSSGFSSLSLGTPECNPLSLEPPLKSTGTTDESRLSNDGINVEKSENPLQLTAISNREACTPLSNQKSNNISQPHQNEFKNISESQPKCENSEDVTVAPILERESGALAQPTLISLREADFPDHQRKLKPPFQLEPVEKPTVCVPLTSCQQGQSSASSLECERQPHPYCSESLKSINVHGDILRISHPPKVRERHFSESTSIDDVLSRLTLGNEFSNNSRYSRRFKSFSELPSCGENESWALNNSRTKMGPRSATSISRPIDYGIFGKEQQLAFLENVKRSLTQGRLWKPSFLKNPGFLKDDVINPANPTESSTSNSPSNQRPEDGLSLSAPLNIYEEDPVDSDCDTDTTTDDEYYLDENDKESEL
- the EXPH5 gene encoding exophilin-5 isoform X3, with the protein product MLKLPLTHRLRKGMAENDPVELQTSRSKNILNQRNPTSIPSRLNFRSSFASLFSFRKSRKETSKLQSLGQKGCDGHTPSVSVRGTTLQSKIYSSPLESQATDSTTVPKPASMREGSPVPPWDGSLLEDEFFQVLDDLDSKLAQEQSPSSVNTRTPLNIGSRTQFSRFYSSGSKYNHITGRHKNRYHETSNMSIYDVLRPGTPREGFKTFSPRTRTIYDMYRTREPRVLKEDYVQKNTFGSTSLCFDSRQQSASSATGYFKARSLYFPATTRNKTGFISPSHQQSPKRTPLSSIIWNRSDSSRDRQNQEEFLEAPSPMEIDPADQYVYPRCFQENRRYEFYHSQSVYQSVGLNVPIDNAMNPDPFENSENMPFYHEDNPFTRSFFTNTFGRSRGQRFGQNPFWGQQEEHSSDFHQSRKPFTSSDRDFEMISTEVNSALAGHGHSVPSHHWGSFSPGYKTNISRNQQIPHPWQLDSQTSTLESMEVSQGNGNQSTHFSPANVCSMTGASYHMKSGGLECSPMEVHVNREPYSFGIAQTLASPFKSTFPHIPDDRGNPQSPNFQIPTVTLQKVKLASLPIRNYTEVTVTNNVSVDSPPPTESQAILVTEVNNEKDLKASVFEKDKKINKIDQTNMTGEIPQLVSQTVISNPLPDIQNPLSQDSDKSNRFVFNASTTVSSKRLPGVISRRDTSKIHKANELKKDKSYTGNRKLDSATSLPFIQESRTTSLFLSPNQVCHQELTVSNEDISSIVKNNHGSSEHAGNQYPQSPEKPAPLDTKGEQCIMTYSSNCSKSDADQNMLHNSLDLSLAALPDSSPSNDSSLDALVIPSTTVFWKCPSNKDPSLGEREDNDYKNQNSQFSLSHLENQTSNDNGAPVHNEEVSVVKCPSQPLFRDGKGKGKIRQRISYVETLSKTESRSVPTSESSTLTEGTQGNSRSPERHEIYCTLPRKSAVFLIGNRKPESTMMPSLFRNEPVALPIKNDVEDPIGKYTSKKSSPSSCESESECSKVVSDSVSVALEATEGMTNKTKIGSASVRKGPLPVLIKRAVSCPSEVLYASTGRDEREKCLISDTDASTITLRPWERLINPLGSDSSVCECSLSKKHHQEEYVQECTEKNGKISASKTGIFSHPNEHPLPFSSDMSEQETGKTLHKFKTTSMFSVSGDEDNVKCLEVVSIYYTLPRKHSKKFCDLLQKYTQDIDSLTESTKVGTKTSNALEKDQLNYPAQGQSGTPLSKDTSAQETSHPSHITENMTVLQLPSVESSESTLQEMASIEADVSVHKREPKTGEISPYNLAKTPPPDSQSRKENEKKLQSETVFTSPMLQEKKVTREKSENCLHSIKSDDSGFSNFPAHSEENVENSIIRSSGEHTGSDTAITATGSLQKDIAGIVTEESSNGFQPREVRGEIRDFPQNSEKLLSDSESQVFALTPALSKLQLDETCSSEQDLDSSQSEPRELLERRQEVNTTQSKAKDEMQKLAWNQRSLPKGSNNSKKSLADLEKGKSRSPVKHGLAVMSKASRKFPAKDLYPRRHVATIFPQSGNSSGFSSLSLGTPECNPLSLEPPLKSTGTTDESRLSNDGINVEKSENPLQLTAISNREACTPLSNQKSNNISQPHQNEFKNISESQPKCENSEDVTVAPILERESGALAQPTLISLREADFPDHQRKLKPPFQLEPVEKPTVCVPLTSCQQGQSSASSLECERQPHPYCSESLKSINVHGDILRISHPPKVRERHFSESTSIDDVLSRLTLGNEFSNNSRYSRRFKSFSELPSCGENESWALNNSRTKMGPRSATSISRPIDYGIFGKEQQLAFLENVKRSLTQGRLWKPSFLKNPGFLKDDVINPANPTESSTSNSPSNQRPEDGLSLSAPLNIYEEDPVDSDCDTDTTTDDEYYLDENDKESEL